Proteins co-encoded in one Thamnophis elegans isolate rThaEle1 chromosome 1, rThaEle1.pri, whole genome shotgun sequence genomic window:
- the LOC116519458 gene encoding trafficking protein particle complex subunit 4-like has translation LLAFGQSNGICLGHAVLAINGADVNRRPTAYRKDVQEFLGNPANSPVAIRFSRLWLSSNKKLMMASMFHSLFAIGSQLSPEQGSSGIEVLETDTFKVHCFQTLTGMKFVVLADPRQSGIEALLHKIYEICLDFALKNPFYSLEMPIRCELLDQHLKLALEVAEKAGLFVPGS, from the coding sequence CTCCTGGCCTTCGGGCAGAGCAATGGCATCTGCCTGGGCCACGCCGTCCTGGCCATCAACGGCGCTGACGTGAACAGGCGCCCGACCGCCTACAGGAAAGACGTGCAGGAGTTCCTGGGCAACCCGGCCAACTCCCCGGTGGCCATCCGCTTCAGCCGCCTGTGGCTCTCCTCCAACAAGAAGCTGATGATGGCCTCCATGTTCCACTCTCTCTTCGCCATTGGGTCGCAGCTCTCCCCCGAGCAGGGCAGCTCCGGCATCGAGGTGCTAGAGACGGACACCTTCAAGGTGCACTGCTTCCAGACGCTGACAGGGATGAAGTTCGTGGTGCTGGCCGACCCGCGGCAGTCCGGCATCGAGGCCCTCCTGCACAAGATTTACGAGATCTGCTTGGACTTTGCCCTGAAAAACCCCTTCTACTCTCTGGAGATGCCCATCAGATGTGAGCTCCTTGATCAACACTTGAAACTTGCCCTGGAGGTGGCAGAGAAGGCCGGGCTCTTTGTCCCAGGGTCATAG